The Plasmodium gaboni strain SY75 chromosome 3, whole genome shotgun sequence genome includes the window tatatattctttttatctttttatctttatatctttatgtttcttcttttttttaaaattataatcatCATGCTATTATAACTGTtataacaaaattaaatcgtataaaattgaaaagttaatttacaaaaattaattcaagtttaatgaaaaaaaaaaaaaaaaaaaaaattttttaaataaaatagacAAATAAATTCTAAAATTATGTTTATgtatgtttttattttaatttgcatatttaatatataatgaatattttcattacaaaaaaaaaaaaaaaataaagattCAAAAAAGATGTTctcatataaaatatatatattatatatatatccttCTTATGAAATAAGACAAAActattaaataataattttccTTTTCGAAATGAAAATGGTTTCCCgcattttataatatacattCAATGCAAGTAATTAATTAGGttaatttttatctttttataattctatatatatatatatatatatatatatttcataatatatataattttttttttacttttcTCCAGAGTCACTACTTTCTGACGATGACCATGCtctcatttttttttttgaagttctgtaacttttttttcgcattatattatctatttcttttcttttgaTATCTCTAGACATTCTTATAGAACTGATAATATAGAAAGATAAAGGAATAATcataagaaaaaaaaaaaaaaaaaaaaaaaaaaaattggaCAAACGCATTTTAAGCGGTTAAGAATTgaagtaaaaataaataaataaataaataaatatatatatatatatatatatataaagattGAGCTATTACCTGtttcttttatttctatCAGAATTTATgatttcttttcttttatcTCGCTTAATTTTTTCTGAAGATTCagatttattatttgacGAATCACTTAGATTATTTGATCTACTACTTGGTCTGCCATTTGATCTTCTACTTGATCTATCATTTGATCTACTACTTGATCTACTACTTTGTCTACTACTTGATCTACTACTTGGTCTACTACTTGGTCTACTACTTGGTCTACTACTTGATCTATCATTTGATCTACTACTTGGTCTACTACTTGATTTATCATTTGATCTATCACTTGATTTATTAATTGACATATTGCTACTATCACTAACCGATTTGGATGAAGTATAACGTTTCATgtgttttttattttttctcattttattattattatcatcactaTCCTCATCACTATTTCTTGAACTGTCAGATTTGTTTTCATCATAATATGGTCTCTTATGATTGTGTCTATTTCTATATCTTTCTTTATCTCTATGTTTGTGTCTTTCTTCTTTATCTGCAcgtttattttttccttcttTATCTGCACGTTTATGTCTTCCTTCTTTATCTGCACGTTTATGTCTTCCTTCTTTATCTCcatgtttattttttccttcttTGTCTCTATTTATATGTCCTCTTTCTTTATGCCTCTCCAAATTTATGTCTCTTTTTCTTATGCTTTTCCTCTCTTTATCATACCTACTAGCATAAGTATGACTACTTACTTCAGATGATGAGTCACCATgtcttttatttattttttttttttttactcTTCTTCGATGTTGATATGATATATCACTACTCGATAAAGAACGACCATTACGATATTTACCATCACTTGAGctatatgaattattatgtttatatcCAATATGATTAGAACGTCTTCTATTATATGTGTCTGTTCTgtgattattattattaaaacGTCTGTTATTTTTCTCATCATATCTTTTACTCGATAAAGATCTTTCGATAGAatgttttcttttattaaatgatttctttttataatcatCACTTATTTGTGATGAAgatcttttattttttctttcatcacgttttatatttgtatattctttttcttttgtaagatttatattattaatatcgTGTTCCTTATGATGCCTCACATGTTCTTTGTCCTTATTACTga containing:
- a CDS encoding putative pre-mRNA splicing factor, translated to MRGGGFYKGTSTEQTPYFGDKEKKLMEKIVWPEIYNKKIDVNKINFPLIEEWINKRLIEILGFEDDILYEYCISQLKQSKDKKDGEEDKYLNAKKLKINLTGFIGNKKSDLFIEELLELLINEEKNEGHIANTINENKTNEIKQVKNENENIKKNLNNENKDISNKDKEHVRHHKEHDINNINLTKEKEYTNIKRDERKNKRSSSQISDDYKKKSFNKRKHSIERSLSSKRYDEKNNRRFNNNNHRTDTYNRRRSNHIGYKHNNSYSSSDGKYRNGRSLSSSDISYQHRRRVKKKKINKRHGDSSSEVSSHTYASRYDKERKSIRKRDINLERHKERGHINRDKEGKNKHGDKEGRHKRADKEGRHKRADKEGKNKRADKEERHKHRDKERYRNRHNHKRPYYDENKSDSSRNSDEDSDDNNNKMRKNKKHMKRYTSSKSVSDSSNMSINKSSDRSNDKSSSRPSSRSNDRSSSRPSSRPSSRPSSRSSSRQSSRSSSRSNDRSSRRSNGRPSSRSNNLSDSSNNKSESSEKIKRDKRKEIINSDRNKRNSSIRMSRDIKRKEIDNIMRKKSYRTSKKKMRAWSSSESSDSGEK